One stretch of Tribolium castaneum strain GA2 chromosome 5, icTriCast1.1, whole genome shotgun sequence DNA includes these proteins:
- the LOC103313149 gene encoding scoloptoxin SSD552: MFESAFFLVLFVICGLSSSAKTSANDPTKWDYCQYSKGCKVTFRVDGEPTGCPLKTCNQRGTRSEIAPEKFMEFRKAVVEAHNYWRNYYASGQEKEGFSQPVANMVVMNYDLELEHLARCWGRGFFNGYHDPCRWYHDGRPVGQNLWGISVQITDMVPIVKRGVKDWYEEVKDMKPEAYEQYTTSKHDPPIGHFTQVVWGGAARVGCAGIYTSDVNKEKFIKKVYVSSLICDYYVPEGLGPHSNMQEAKIFQQGPPCSQCPSVNKYSTCNSNYTSLCGELEPIPSDKPYVYADNSSPAILYGRNIFLIFASTILMLL, from the exons ATGTTTGAATCGGCTTTCTTCTTAGTACTGTTTGTAATTTGCGGGCTTAGCTCTAGTGCTAAAACTTCTGCAAATGACCCCACAAAGTGGGATTATTGCCAATATTCAAAAGGGTGTAAGGTAACCTTTCGTGTTGATGGGGAACCCACCGGTTGCCCGCTCAAGACTTGTAACCAGAGAGGAACTCGCTCAGAAATCGCACCGGAAAAATTTATGGAATTTCGAAAAGCAGTTGTGGAGGCACACAATTACTGGAGAAATTACTACGCTTCCGGCCAGGAAAAGGAAGGATTTAGCCAACCGGTGGCCAATATGGTCGTAATGAATTACGACTTAGAACTTGAACACTTGGCAAGATGCTGGGGAAGAGGGTTTTTCAATGGATACCACGACCCATGTCGATGGTACCACGACGGCAGACCAGTTGGACAGAATCTGTGGGGAATATCTGTGCAGATAACCGACATGGTGCCCATTGTTAAAAGAGGAGTTAAAGATTG GTACGAAGAAGTAAAAGATATGAAACCGGAAGCCTATGAACAATATACAACATCAAAACATGATCCTCCGATCGGACACTTTACACAAGTTGTGTGGGGAGGTGCCGCCCGCGTAGGATGTGCTGGAATATACACATCGGatgtaaataaagaaaagtttattaaaaaagtttatgttTCAAGTCTTATATGCGACTACTATGTTCCCGAAGGCCTTGGACCACACTCCAATATGCAGGAAGCTAAGATCTTTCAACAAGGACCACCTTGCTCACAATGTCCCTCTGTAAACAAATATAGTACATGTAATTCGAATTACACCTCCTTGTGCGGAGAACTAGAACCAATTCCAAGTGATAAACCGTATGTATACGCCGACAATTCATCGCCGGCAATATTGTATggaagaaacatttttttgattttcgcTTCCACTATTTTGATGCTTTTGTAA